In Serratia sp. FDAARGOS_506, a genomic segment contains:
- a CDS encoding PLP-dependent aminotransferase family protein: MTLLDETPDTRYLQLADTLAEAIRRGTLRPGDRLPSVRRCAQTHRVSINTVVSAYRTLEDRGLIEARPQSGFYVRSTLPALKMASAPSGRIEPPADDVLALIDTVFAAQQNPAFTNIALACPQTSDFYPGGKLGRMLSSQLRRQPGLIGQYPLPPGSLRLRQQIARRSMTLGMLLEPGDVVLTHGCMEALQLALRVTTKPGDCVGLESPTYFYLLPLLASLGLKALEIPTDPQRGLSLDALELLLNEKRLNAVIAMPTVQNPLGCTMPLAAKKRLARLMNDHQVPLIEDGLYAEIQFGGALSPAVKAFDRDGWVLFCSSFTKTLAPDFRVGWICGGRFHEALRKLKAVSSMSESQLLSETLATFLESGGYDHHLRNLRKRYAAQVDEARALIARHFPRGTLATQPAGGFVFWVEFPPGVDSVALFHQLLEEQICLTPGTLYSPSGRYRNALRLSCCYPFNARYTQALARLGARACEMSGLPPGIAQDG; the protein is encoded by the coding sequence GTGACCCTGCTTGATGAAACCCCGGATACCCGTTACCTGCAGCTGGCGGATACGCTGGCCGAGGCGATTCGCCGCGGCACGCTGCGGCCCGGCGACCGTTTGCCGTCGGTACGGCGTTGTGCGCAAACCCATCGCGTCAGTATCAATACGGTGGTATCGGCTTACCGCACGCTGGAGGATCGCGGGCTGATCGAAGCGCGACCGCAGTCGGGGTTTTACGTTCGCAGCACGCTGCCGGCGCTGAAGATGGCCTCGGCGCCCAGCGGGCGCATCGAACCGCCGGCGGACGACGTGCTGGCGCTGATCGACACGGTGTTTGCCGCCCAGCAAAACCCGGCTTTCACCAACATTGCGCTGGCCTGCCCGCAGACCAGCGACTTCTATCCCGGCGGCAAGCTGGGGCGCATGCTGTCCTCTCAGCTGCGCCGCCAGCCGGGTCTGATCGGGCAGTATCCGTTGCCGCCCGGCAGCCTGCGGCTGCGGCAGCAGATCGCCCGCCGCTCGATGACGCTGGGCATGCTGCTGGAGCCGGGTGACGTGGTGCTGACCCACGGCTGCATGGAGGCGCTGCAGCTGGCGCTGCGCGTCACCACCAAACCGGGCGACTGCGTCGGGTTGGAGTCGCCAACCTATTTCTATCTGCTGCCGCTGCTGGCCAGCCTGGGGCTGAAAGCGTTGGAAATTCCCACCGATCCGCAGCGGGGGTTGTCGCTGGACGCGCTGGAACTGCTATTGAATGAGAAGCGGCTGAACGCGGTGATCGCCATGCCGACGGTGCAAAACCCGCTGGGCTGCACCATGCCGCTGGCGGCGAAAAAGCGGCTGGCGCGGCTGATGAACGATCATCAGGTGCCGTTGATTGAAGACGGGCTGTATGCCGAGATCCAGTTCGGCGGCGCGCTGTCGCCGGCGGTGAAGGCGTTCGATCGCGACGGTTGGGTGCTGTTTTGCTCCAGCTTTACCAAAACGCTGGCGCCGGATTTTCGCGTCGGCTGGATCTGCGGTGGCCGTTTCCACGAGGCGTTGCGCAAGCTGAAGGCAGTATCGTCGATGTCCGAGTCGCAGCTGCTGTCGGAAACGCTGGCGACCTTCCTGGAAAGCGGCGGCTACGATCACCATTTGCGCAACCTGCGCAAGCGCTATGCGGCACAGGTCGACGAGGCGCGGGCGCTGATCGCCCGGCATTTCCCGCGCGGCACGCTGGCCACGCAGCCGGCGGGCGGCTTCGTGTTCTGGGTTGAGTTCCCTCCCGGCGTTGACAGCGTGGCGTTGTTCCACCAGCTGTTGGAAGAGCAGATCTGTTTGACGCCGGGCACCTTGTATTCCCCCAGCGGGCGCTACCGCAACGCGCTGCGGCTTTCCTGCTGCTACCCGTTCAACGCGCGCTACACCCAGGCGTTGGCCCGGCTCGGCGCCAGGGCCTGCGAGATGAGCGGCCTGCCGCCCGGCATTGCGCAGGACGGGTAA
- a CDS encoding mannitol-1-phosphate 5-dehydrogenase, which produces MKALHFGAGNIGRGFIGKLLADAGVELTFADVNQTVLDLLNSRKSYAVHVVGEQERVESVNNVSAVNSGSEAAVALIAEADLVTTAVGPQILAKIAGTIAKGLVLRHQQGNVQPLNIIACENMVRGTSQLKQHVFAALPQDEQVWVEQHVGFVDSAVDRIVPPADSSDPLEVTVETFSEWIVDQTQFKGQPPAIAGMELTDNLMAFVERKLFTLNTGHAITAYLGQRAGLQTIRDAILDPAIRRVVKGAMEESGAVLIKRYGFDADKHAAYINKILGRFENPYLHDDVERVGRQPLRKLSAGDRLIKPLLGTLEYGLPHANLIQGIAAAMSYRSEQDPQAQELAELLNTLGPKAALAQISGLPAESEVVEEAVAVYNAMHK; this is translated from the coding sequence ATGAAAGCATTACATTTTGGCGCAGGGAACATCGGCCGCGGTTTTATCGGCAAGCTGCTGGCGGACGCAGGGGTTGAGCTGACCTTCGCCGACGTCAATCAAACGGTGCTGGATTTGCTGAACAGCCGTAAAAGCTACGCGGTGCACGTGGTGGGCGAGCAAGAACGCGTGGAGAGCGTCAACAACGTCAGCGCCGTCAACAGCGGCAGCGAGGCGGCGGTGGCGCTGATCGCCGAGGCGGATCTGGTGACCACCGCCGTTGGCCCGCAAATTCTTGCCAAAATAGCCGGCACGATCGCTAAAGGGTTGGTGCTGCGTCATCAGCAGGGCAATGTGCAGCCGCTGAACATCATCGCCTGCGAGAATATGGTGCGCGGCACCAGCCAGCTGAAGCAGCATGTGTTCGCCGCGCTGCCGCAGGACGAGCAGGTATGGGTTGAGCAGCACGTCGGCTTTGTCGATTCGGCGGTGGACCGCATCGTACCGCCGGCGGACAGCAGCGATCCGCTGGAAGTGACGGTGGAAACCTTCAGCGAATGGATCGTCGATCAGACCCAGTTCAAGGGGCAGCCTCCGGCGATCGCCGGCATGGAGCTGACCGACAACCTGATGGCGTTCGTCGAGCGCAAACTGTTCACCCTCAATACTGGCCACGCCATCACCGCCTACCTCGGCCAACGGGCCGGGCTGCAAACCATTCGCGACGCCATTCTCGACCCGGCGATCCGCCGCGTGGTGAAAGGGGCGATGGAAGAGAGCGGCGCGGTGCTGATCAAGCGCTACGGCTTCGACGCCGACAAGCACGCCGCCTACATCAACAAAATCCTCGGCCGCTTCGAAAACCCGTATCTGCACGACGACGTCGAGCGCGTGGGGCGCCAGCCGCTGCGCAAACTGAGCGCCGGCGATCGCTTGATCAAACCGCTGCTGGGCACGCTGGAATACGGCCTGCCGCACGCCAACCTGATTCAGGGCATCGCCGCCGCCATGAGTTACCGCAGCGAACAGGATCCGCAGGCGCAGGAGTTGGCAGAATTGCTGAACACGCTCGGGCCGAAAGCCGCGCTGGCGCAAATTTCCGGCCTGCCGGCGGAAAGCGAGGTTGTAGAAGAGGCCGTTGCTGTGTATAACGCCATGCACAAGTAG
- the yiiM gene encoding 6-hydroxyaminopurine reductase: protein MHHPDVYIGNIQPYEGGRPSAIAKRQVDGAIRLTPLGLEGDEQAEKSYHGGPDRALCHYPREHYAHWREQFPAQAEQFCAPAFGENISTEGLTEHNVFMGDIFRWGEALIQVTQPRSPCFKLNYHFAIEDISVLMQQSGRCGWLYRVVSPGAVSGDRPLELAARNSDVSVAEAIAIAWHMPFDAEQYRRLLAVAGLSASWSKTMLTRLAEGRLEDFNRRLLGR, encoded by the coding sequence ATGCATCACCCAGACGTTTACATCGGCAATATTCAACCTTATGAGGGCGGGCGCCCCAGCGCCATCGCCAAACGCCAGGTGGATGGCGCCATCCGGCTTACGCCGCTCGGCCTGGAAGGCGACGAACAGGCGGAGAAAAGCTACCACGGCGGGCCGGATCGCGCGCTGTGCCACTACCCGCGCGAGCATTACGCCCACTGGCGCGAGCAGTTTCCGGCGCAGGCAGAGCAGTTTTGCGCCCCGGCCTTCGGCGAGAATATCTCCACCGAAGGGCTAACCGAACACAACGTGTTTATGGGCGACATCTTCCGCTGGGGCGAAGCGCTGATCCAGGTCACCCAGCCGCGCTCACCGTGCTTCAAGCTCAATTATCACTTCGCCATCGAGGACATTTCGGTGCTGATGCAACAAAGCGGTCGCTGCGGCTGGCTGTATCGGGTGGTGTCGCCCGGCGCGGTCAGCGGCGATCGTCCGCTGGAGCTGGCGGCGCGTAACAGCGACGTGTCGGTCGCCGAAGCCATCGCCATCGCCTGGCACATGCCGTTCGACGCGGAACAGTATCGCCGCCTGTTGGCGGTAGCCGGCCTCTCCGCCAGCTGGAGCAAGACCATGCTCACGCGGCTTGCCGAAGGGCGCCTCGAGGACTTCAATCGCCGCCTGCTCGGCCGTTGA
- a CDS encoding YibL family ribosome-associated protein yields MKEKEKAEIKRLSDLLDALNHKDTTVIQQGNPELIAQHTKEKEKLATEIERLKNVRGEKLSAEAQKLSKLPFSREITKKEQADMGSLKKSVRGLIVVHPMTALGREMGLKAVTGYAKKAF; encoded by the coding sequence ATGAAAGAGAAAGAAAAGGCAGAGATCAAGCGCCTGAGCGACCTGCTGGACGCCTTGAACCACAAAGACACCACCGTGATCCAACAGGGCAACCCTGAGTTGATCGCACAGCACACCAAAGAGAAAGAGAAGCTGGCGACAGAGATTGAGCGTTTGAAAAACGTGCGCGGCGAGAAGCTGAGCGCCGAAGCGCAGAAGCTGAGCAAGCTGCCGTTCAGTCGCGAGATCACCAAGAAAGAACAGGCCGACATGGGGTCGCTGAAGAAAAGCGTGCGCGGGCTGATCGTGGTGCATCCGATGACCGCGCTGGGCCGCGAGATGGGCCTGAAAGCGGTCACCGGTTACGCCAAGAAAGCGTTCTGA
- a CDS encoding MltR family transcriptional regulator, whose translation MEEAQAFENQVLEKLNAGKTVRSFLIAAVELLAEALNVLVVQVFRKDDYAVKYAVEPLLSGSGPLGELSVRLKLMYGLGVISRHEYEDAELLMAMREELNHDGSEYRFVDDEILGPFGELHCVAALPPVPTFLQPGEADEALIAMQRQRYQQMVRSTMVLSITDLIAGIGAKQPSRLSPLGRG comes from the coding sequence ATGGAAGAAGCACAGGCATTTGAAAACCAGGTTCTGGAAAAGCTGAACGCGGGCAAAACGGTGCGCAGCTTCCTGATCGCAGCGGTAGAGCTGCTGGCGGAAGCGCTCAACGTGCTGGTGGTGCAGGTATTCCGCAAGGACGACTACGCGGTGAAATATGCCGTTGAACCGCTATTGTCCGGCAGCGGCCCGCTGGGGGAGCTGTCGGTGCGCCTGAAGCTGATGTACGGGCTGGGGGTGATTTCCCGCCACGAATATGAAGACGCCGAGCTGCTGATGGCGATGCGCGAAGAGCTGAACCACGATGGGTCGGAATACCGTTTCGTCGACGACGAAATCCTCGGGCCGTTCGGCGAGCTGCACTGCGTGGCCGCGCTGCCGCCGGTGCCGACCTTCCTGCAGCCGGGCGAGGCGGATGAAGCGCTGATCGCCATGCAGCGCCAGCGCTATCAGCAGATGGTGCGTTCCACCATGGTGCTGTCCATTACCGATCTGATCGCCGGCATCGGCGCCAAACAACCTTCCCGACTCTCTCCTCTCGGCCGCGGCTAA
- a CDS encoding DUF3053 domain-containing protein yields the protein MAVGIQSRGFARWLAPVLALLVVMQLTACGDKEPEQRKAFIDYLQNTVMRSGANIPTLSEDQKQKFGNYAGDYAILVGFSQQLSKSVGASLTPALDQINQIRTAQDYLNKRDALQQSVGALNLLGQQIQSAKSQADTARAALKQPDDLKAVYNQAYDKIVTAPANALMPAIPTTASFVQDLVQVGDFLQSQGNQVSFNNNGVQFRTAQQVAQYNTMMSNLVAKQQNLLNAQKTIQSVTQ from the coding sequence ATGGCGGTAGGGATCCAGAGCAGAGGTTTCGCGCGTTGGTTGGCACCGGTATTGGCATTGTTGGTGGTCATGCAATTGACCGCCTGCGGCGATAAAGAGCCGGAACAGCGCAAAGCATTTATCGACTACTTACAGAATACCGTGATGCGCAGCGGGGCGAACATCCCCACGCTGAGCGAAGATCAGAAGCAGAAGTTCGGCAATTATGCCGGTGATTACGCGATTTTGGTCGGTTTTTCTCAGCAGTTGTCCAAGTCGGTCGGCGCCAGTCTGACGCCGGCGCTGGATCAGATTAACCAGATCCGCACCGCGCAGGATTACCTGAACAAACGCGATGCGCTGCAGCAATCGGTCGGGGCGTTGAACCTGCTGGGCCAGCAGATCCAGTCGGCCAAATCGCAAGCGGATACCGCCCGCGCGGCGCTGAAGCAGCCCGACGATCTGAAGGCGGTGTACAACCAGGCCTATGACAAGATCGTCACCGCACCGGCCAACGCCTTGATGCCGGCGATCCCGACTACCGCCAGCTTCGTGCAGGATCTGGTGCAGGTTGGCGATTTCCTGCAGAGCCAGGGCAATCAGGTCAGCTTTAATAACAACGGCGTGCAGTTCCGCACTGCGCAGCAGGTGGCGCAGTACAACACCATGATGTCGAATCTGGTGGCCAAACAACAAAACCTGCTGAATGCGCAGAAAACCATTCAAAGCGTGACGCAATAA
- a CDS encoding LysE family translocator: protein MLDSAFVSYVTVMSITPGPNNLLLASSGVNFGLRRTLPMLFGICVGCAVQLAIIIPLLALALSWAGVIRFPLAVIGCAYLLWLSWKLFQAASPDAKEQAQPMSLLNGALFQAVNPKAWLMVINVAILFTPREGATFVHTLSIIAGFALLNLPCVLLWAVLGDRLRDALRVTWKLRAFNGVMSGLMAATALWLLFDEWRAAFA, encoded by the coding sequence ATGTTGGACTCCGCCTTTGTCAGCTACGTCACCGTCATGTCGATTACCCCCGGCCCCAACAACCTGCTGTTGGCCTCGTCGGGCGTCAACTTCGGCCTGCGCCGCACCCTGCCGATGTTGTTCGGCATCTGCGTCGGCTGTGCGGTGCAGCTGGCGATCATTATCCCGCTGTTGGCGCTGGCGCTGAGCTGGGCCGGCGTCATCCGCTTCCCGCTGGCAGTGATCGGCTGCGCCTACCTGCTGTGGCTGTCTTGGAAACTGTTCCAGGCGGCCTCGCCGGACGCCAAAGAGCAGGCGCAGCCGATGAGCCTGCTCAACGGCGCGCTGTTTCAGGCGGTCAACCCCAAAGCCTGGCTGATGGTGATCAACGTGGCGATCCTGTTCACCCCGCGCGAAGGCGCCACCTTCGTCCATACGCTGTCGATCATCGCCGGTTTCGCGCTGCTGAACCTGCCATGCGTGCTGCTGTGGGCGGTGCTGGGCGACCGGTTGCGCGACGCGCTGCGGGTCACCTGGAAGCTGCGCGCCTTCAACGGCGTGATGTCCGGCCTGATGGCCGCCACAGCGCTGTGGTTGTTGTTCGACGAGTGGCGCGCGGCCTTTGCTTAG
- a CDS encoding class I SAM-dependent methyltransferase → MTTPTHSIHHAAAEGYQANADRYVKGRPDYPPEIAVWLRETIGLHAGMTVIDLGAGTGKFTPRLLETGAQVIAVEPVPQMLEKLSAALPQVKTLAGTAEAIPLPDESVDAVVCAQSFHWFATPQALAEIQRILKPGGKLGLVWNMRDARVGWVRKLNQIVDRHEGDAPRFYTGEWRKFFPFKGFEPLQEQVFMLGHRGAVEDVIYNRVRSTSFIAALPQPQQEQVIDQLRQLVAEEEELRGQDTVTVPYQTKAYFTTKA, encoded by the coding sequence ATGACCACCCCGACCCATTCGATTCATCACGCCGCCGCCGAGGGCTATCAGGCCAACGCCGATCGCTATGTGAAGGGCCGGCCGGATTACCCGCCGGAAATCGCCGTCTGGCTGCGTGAGACCATCGGCCTGCACGCCGGCATGACGGTCATCGATCTCGGCGCCGGCACCGGCAAGTTCACCCCGCGCCTGCTGGAAACCGGCGCGCAGGTGATCGCCGTCGAACCGGTGCCGCAAATGCTGGAAAAACTGTCGGCGGCGCTGCCGCAGGTAAAAACGCTGGCGGGCACCGCCGAGGCGATCCCGTTGCCGGACGAGTCGGTCGATGCGGTGGTATGTGCCCAATCCTTCCACTGGTTCGCCACGCCGCAGGCGCTGGCGGAAATCCAGCGCATCCTCAAGCCCGGCGGTAAACTCGGTTTGGTGTGGAACATGCGCGATGCGCGCGTCGGCTGGGTGCGTAAACTGAATCAGATCGTCGATCGCCACGAAGGCGATGCGCCGCGTTTCTATACCGGCGAATGGCGCAAGTTCTTCCCGTTCAAAGGCTTTGAACCGCTGCAGGAGCAGGTGTTTATGCTGGGCCACCGGGGCGCGGTGGAGGACGTGATCTACAACCGGGTGCGTTCAACCAGCTTTATCGCCGCGCTGCCGCAGCCGCAACAGGAGCAGGTTATCGATCAATTGCGCCAACTGGTGGCGGAAGAAGAGGAGCTGCGGGGCCAGGACACGGTAACCGTGCCCTATCAGACCAAGGCGTATTTCACCACCAAGGCCTGA
- a CDS encoding PTS mannitol transporter subunit IICBA: MFSPDIKVKVQNFGRFLSNMVMPNIGAFIAWGIITALFIPTGWLPNETLAKLVGPMITYLLPLLIGYTGGRLVGGDRGGVVGAITTMGVIVGADMPMFLGSMIAGPLGGWAIKHFDRWVDGKIKSGFEMLVNNFSAGIIGMLLAILAFLGIGPLVEVLSKLLAAGVHVMVKNNLLPLASIFVEPAKILFLNNAINHGIFSPLGIQQATEAGKSVFFLIEANPGPGMGVLMAYMFFGRGSAKQSAGGAAIIHFLGGIHEIYFPYVLMNPRLLLAVILGGMTGVFTLTMLNGGLVSPASPGSILAVLAMTPKGAYFANIAAVCAAFAVSFVVSAFLLKTSKVKEDDDLEAATRRVQEMKSQSKGGAAAPASVDGDLSTVRKIIVACDAGMGSSAMGAGVLRKKVADAGLKNISVTNSAINSLPDDVDLVITHRDLTERAMRHAPQAQHISLTNFLDSKLYSDLVDRLVAVNKTTDNQQKVLGALDDSFEAGEPNLFKLSESNVFLNLQASDKEQAIRFAGEQLVKGGYVEAEYVPAMLEREKLTSTYLGESIAVPHGTIEAKDRVLRTGVVFCQYPQGVRFGEEEDEVARLVIGIAARNNEHIQVITSLTNALDDESVIERLANTTSVQEVLDLLGGKKAG; the protein is encoded by the coding sequence ATGTTTTCACCAGACATCAAGGTTAAAGTGCAAAACTTTGGCCGCTTCCTGAGCAACATGGTGATGCCCAACATCGGCGCCTTTATCGCCTGGGGGATTATCACCGCGCTATTCATTCCAACCGGCTGGCTGCCCAATGAAACCTTAGCCAAGCTGGTCGGCCCGATGATCACCTACCTGCTGCCATTGCTGATCGGTTATACCGGCGGGCGGCTGGTGGGCGGCGATCGCGGCGGCGTGGTCGGCGCCATCACCACCATGGGCGTCATCGTCGGCGCCGACATGCCGATGTTCCTCGGCTCGATGATCGCCGGCCCGCTGGGCGGCTGGGCTATCAAGCATTTCGACCGCTGGGTGGACGGCAAGATCAAAAGCGGCTTTGAAATGCTGGTGAACAACTTCTCCGCCGGCATCATCGGCATGTTGCTGGCGATCCTGGCCTTCCTGGGCATCGGGCCGCTGGTGGAGGTGCTGTCCAAGCTGCTGGCGGCGGGCGTGCACGTGATGGTGAAAAACAACCTGTTGCCACTGGCGTCCATTTTCGTTGAACCGGCGAAAATCCTGTTCCTGAACAACGCCATCAACCACGGCATCTTCTCGCCGCTGGGTATCCAGCAGGCCACGGAAGCCGGCAAATCGGTGTTCTTCCTGATCGAAGCCAACCCAGGCCCGGGCATGGGCGTACTGATGGCCTACATGTTCTTCGGCCGCGGCAGCGCCAAGCAATCCGCCGGCGGTGCGGCAATCATTCACTTCCTGGGCGGCATCCACGAAATCTACTTCCCTTACGTGCTGATGAACCCACGTCTGCTGCTGGCGGTGATCCTGGGCGGCATGACCGGCGTTTTCACCCTGACGATGCTGAACGGCGGCCTGGTTTCTCCTGCTTCTCCGGGTTCGATCCTGGCGGTGCTGGCGATGACGCCGAAAGGTGCCTACTTCGCCAACATTGCGGCGGTGTGCGCTGCTTTTGCCGTCTCCTTCGTGGTGTCCGCTTTCCTGCTGAAAACCTCCAAGGTGAAAGAGGATGACGATCTGGAAGCCGCAACCCGCCGCGTGCAGGAGATGAAATCGCAGTCCAAAGGCGGCGCAGCGGCGCCGGCATCGGTCGACGGCGATTTGAGCACCGTGCGCAAAATCATCGTCGCCTGCGATGCGGGCATGGGCTCCAGCGCCATGGGCGCCGGGGTGCTGCGCAAGAAAGTGGCCGACGCCGGGCTGAAGAACATCTCGGTGACCAACAGCGCCATCAACAGCCTGCCGGACGACGTGGATCTGGTGATCACCCACCGCGATCTGACCGAGCGCGCGATGCGCCACGCGCCGCAGGCCCAGCACATCTCGCTGACCAACTTCCTCGACAGCAAGCTGTACAGCGATCTGGTCGACCGTTTGGTGGCGGTCAACAAAACCACCGACAACCAGCAGAAGGTACTGGGCGCGCTGGACGACAGCTTCGAAGCCGGTGAGCCGAACCTGTTCAAGCTGAGCGAGAGCAACGTGTTCCTCAACCTGCAGGCCAGCGACAAAGAGCAGGCGATCCGTTTCGCCGGCGAGCAGCTGGTGAAAGGCGGCTACGTCGAGGCGGAGTACGTGCCGGCGATGCTGGAGCGCGAGAAACTCACCTCCACCTACTTGGGCGAGTCGATCGCCGTGCCGCACGGCACCATCGAGGCCAAGGACCGGGTGTTGCGCACCGGCGTGGTGTTCTGCCAGTACCCGCAGGGCGTGCGCTTCGGCGAGGAAGAGGATGAAGTGGCCCGCCTGGTGATCGGCATCGCCGCACGCAACAACGAGCATATCCAGGTGATCACCAGCCTGACCAACGCGCTGGATGACGAGAGCGTGATTGAGCGGCTGGCGAATACCACCAGCGTGCAGGAAGTGCTGGACCTGCTCGGCGGCAAAAAAGCCGGATAA
- a CDS encoding histidine phosphatase family protein, translating into MRFIVLRHAESEWNHSGIIQGRSDSPLTEEGHRQIAALGARLQMLSLTLLVSSPAGRACATAETLAQRCGCAVQTDERLQEQDFGRLEGLSYAQAIRDYPEATQCIFAGKAEASAPGGENAYEVAWRMMACLSDLAVDGQNQTLGVVTHGHALQALIWWLKGADPQEDLRRYGHRNCGYAMLDVTAAGFNLLNWGVATHLLPQR; encoded by the coding sequence ATGCGTTTCATCGTATTGAGGCATGCAGAATCAGAATGGAACCACTCAGGGATTATTCAGGGGCGAAGTGACAGTCCGCTGACAGAGGAGGGGCACCGTCAAATCGCTGCGCTTGGCGCCCGGTTGCAGATGTTATCGCTCACTTTGCTGGTCAGTTCACCGGCCGGCCGGGCGTGTGCGACGGCGGAGACGCTGGCGCAGAGATGTGGCTGCGCTGTACAAACGGATGAACGCTTGCAGGAGCAAGATTTTGGCCGGCTGGAAGGGTTATCTTATGCGCAGGCCATACGCGATTATCCCGAAGCGACGCAATGTATCTTTGCCGGCAAGGCAGAGGCGTCGGCGCCGGGAGGGGAGAATGCTTATGAGGTTGCCTGGCGCATGATGGCTTGCCTGTCCGATCTGGCTGTCGATGGACAAAATCAAACGCTTGGTGTTGTTACGCACGGCCATGCGCTGCAGGCGCTGATTTGGTGGCTTAAAGGGGCTGACCCGCAGGAAGACCTTCGCAGATACGGTCATCGCAATTGCGGTTACGCCATGCTTGATGTGACCGCCGCTGGTTTTAATTTGTTGAATTGGGGGGTAGCAACTCACTTGTTGCCGCAAAGATAG